The region GTACAGGTCGAATCGATAGGTGTGTGCTCTGTCCGGCGGATTCGGGCCGCCGTAGCCGGGATCGCCGTAGTCGTTCGTTCCTTCGGCCGCGTCGTCGGCGTCCCAGTCCGCCGGAATCGTCTCCGTCCCCGGCGGAACGTTCCAGACGATCCAGTGGTCCCACACCTTCCCTGCGGGCTCTTTCGCGTCCGGGTCGTCAACGATCAGCGAGAGCGACTCGGCGTCGTCCGGGACGCCGCCGATCTCGAGCGGCGGGTTGACGTTTCGCTCCGTATAGCCGTACTCCTCGGGGATGCGGTCGCCGTCGTCGAACGCCGGGCTCGTGAGACTGAGGTCTGACATGGTTCTCCGATCGCAGTTCGGTCGGCCGTTCGTCGCTCGCTCGCCTGGTCGGGTCGTCTCGTCACCGCGTTTGGCGCGGTGAGTCCCGATTCACTCCGGTGAGTCGTTCACCGGCGAGCGAAAAATAGCTTACACG is a window of Natrinema salifodinae DNA encoding:
- a CDS encoding YbhB/YbcL family Raf kinase inhibitor-like protein; translation: MSDLSLTSPAFDDGDRIPEEYGYTERNVNPPLEIGGVPDDAESLSLIVDDPDAKEPAGKVWDHWIVWNVPPGTETIPADWDADDAAEGTNDYGDPGYGGPNPPDRAHTYRFDLYALDTTLDPGTDADADALEDAMDGHVLAQTRLEGTYPA